The Engystomops pustulosus chromosome 1, aEngPut4.maternal, whole genome shotgun sequence genome has a window encoding:
- the LOC140067019 gene encoding granzyme B-like, translated as MQISAMKLFLLLLLSAMYLLTSKGADVGIYHGKEAKQNSRPYMAYLSISDGTSISLCGGTLIKPNWVLTAAHCKEPDEKLLVVLGAHSHDLYAHEDGRQIISVEQYIRHPKYKSTKFYNDLLLLKLSHAARTDPKVKTLPVSKTYKDVKAGRVCETAGWGLTEKEEYAKYLMEVKVTTINREECNKRLEKENLTVNGNMICTGVGPEKQDSCSGDSGGPLICDGVLRGVLSFGNEHCGMHNGAAVYTRLTKEYLEWIDKETAK; from the exons ATGCAGATATCAGCCATGAAactcttccttcttcttcttctttctgcaATGTATCTGCTGACCTCTAAAG GTGCAGATGTTGGGATCTATCATGGAAAAGAAGCCAAACAAAACTCCAGGCCCTACATGGCTTATCTATCCATTTCAGATGGGACGAGCATATCATTATGTGGAGGAACTCTGATCAAACCTAACTGGGTGCTGACTGCTGCTCATTGTAAAGA GCCCGATGAAAAACTATTGGTGGTACTTGGAGCTCATTCACACGATCTCTATGCACATGAAGATGGAAGACAGATTATTTCTGTTGAGCAGTATATCCGCCATCCGAAGTATAAGAGCACAAAGTTTTACAATGATCTTCTGCTATTGAAA TTGTCACATGCAGCAAGGACTGACCCTAAAGTAAAGACCCTTCCTGTATCAAAGACGTATAAAGATGTGAAAGCAGGAAGGGTCTGCGAGACAGCGGGATGGGGACTGACGGAGAAGGAGGAATATGCTAAATATCTAATGGAAGTGAAAGTCACAACTATAAACAGGGAGGAATGTAATAAACGTCTAGAAAAGGAAAATCTGACAGTCAATGGAAACATGATCTGCACCGGTGTGGGACCTGAAAAACAGGACTCCTGTTCT GGAGATTCTGGCGGCCCCTTGATATGTGACGGTGTCTTGAGAGGAGTTCTGTCTTTTGGGAACGAACATTGTGGGATGCATAATGGCGCGGCGGTGTACACTCGTCTGACTAAGGAATACCTAGAATGGATAGATAAAGAGACAGCAAAGTAA